Part of the Methanomassiliicoccales archaeon genome, TGGGTTCTGAGTGCAATTCAATATATGGATGGTATCTGCCACCTCACACCATGGAACTGATCCGTCAATCAGATGCGGTGTTGTTTGGAGCCATCACCACTCCCATAGCTGACCCTAATTACCGTTCTCCTTTACTATACTTAAGAAAAGAGCTTGACTTATACGCAAATGTGCGGCCAGCGAAAAAGATTCTGCCTCATATTGGTATAGGGGATATAGATTTAGTTATTGTGCGTGAGAACACAGAAGATATGTATACAGGGATTGAGCGTGAGGAAGGGGATGCTGTTATATTAGAAAGGAAGATCAGCGAGAGGGCTTGTAGACGCATCGTGCGCTACGCCATCAATCTTTGCAAGAGAAGAGGGTTGACAAGGATACACTGTGTACACAAAGCGAATGTCATTAGAAAATCAGATGGTTTGTTTAGACGAATATTCTTTGAGGAAGTAGAAAATAGTGGCCTAGAAGCAAAAGAGATGCTTGTCGATGCTGCTGCAGCAGCTATGATTACTAAGCCTAAAGAATTCCAATGTATCGTAACATTAAACCTTTATGGTGATATACTTTCCGATGAAGCTGCTGCTTTGGTGGGAGGATTAGGTTTCACTCCATGTGGGAATATTGGAGAAAGATATGCTATCTTCGAACCTTGTCATGGAAGCGCACCTGATATTGCAGGAAAAGGGGTGGCGAATCCTACTGCCACGATTTTATCAGGAACAATGATGCTCCGGCATCTAGGATTATGCACAGAGGCAAACCAGATAGAAGTGGCCTTAAAGCGCACTTACGAGGACGGTATAGCAACTCCTGATGCAGGCGGTTGCCATTCAACAAATGCTTTCACCGATGAGGTAATAAAAAGATTATAGGAAACGGATGCCAAGCACTAATCTAGTTATTTTTATTCTTCATTTTCTGATATTCTTTTTCGGCTAACTTATCGACATATTGAGGCCCAAAATAAACACTAGCTATATGTGCCACCAGTCCTATCCCCCATCCACCCATCAAGAATATGAACCAGGGAAATCCTCCTCCGCTCCACCACCAAATTACAATCATGAACGAATTAACGAACACGTAAGCAGCGAGATGCACCCACAGCCCTGCCTTCTCTTCAGCAATTTTCTGCGCACGACGACGTAATTCATCCTCCGTTACCATATTAAAAAATATTATAATATTGTCAAATAAACATTTTGCTTGTTAAAATATAACTTTTATATAAAACAATATATATTATTATTTTGTTAATTTTTTTATTAAATTTAGTATAATTTCATCAAGATATGACTGAAAAATTATATGATAACAAGGAAACTAAGACCGTGTTAGAAAAATCTTATTAGTTAAAAGTTCAAAATACATATTAACACACTTAGGAGTGAATAGTGTGTTTTTAAAAAAAGGGGGGAAAGACAATGAAAAAAGGTATATTGGCTTTGTTTGTAGCGGCGCTATTCTTTTTTGCCGTGCCTGTGATGGCAAAACCAGTTGTTGCACCATCTTCATGCATGGATAGTTCGCCATTGATGGCAGCAAAAAATATGCAGGTAGGATATGTAAATGTAACGCGCGAGGTTAATGAGGTTGTTGTTACTTTTGAAATAAATGTTAAGGATTGGTACATCCTTGAAACTCATGTGGGAGTTTCTACAAAGGATCCTGGTACTAAACCTTATAATGGAGATCCAGGAATTCCCCAAACGAAAACAGGAAATCCAATACCTGGACTGTTTCCCTATGGGAATGAATATGATATACTCGATTACAAGCAAAAAGATGAAATTAGGATTAATATAATTGATATAAAACCAGGCAGTGTTAAAACAGGTGACTGCTTCTATATAGCCGCTCATGCCAAATTAGTACATTTGAAAACAATGTCCTTGTCAACGATTATCGTAAGCAATGAAAATATCAGTTGCTGGTCCGGAGCTATGCAAAACAATATCGAA contains:
- a CDS encoding isocitrate/isopropylmalate dehydrogenase family protein, coding for MKKIVVIKGDGIGKEVIPAAVKVISQVTNDLEWIPAHMGSECNSIYGWYLPPHTMELIRQSDAVLFGAITTPIADPNYRSPLLYLRKELDLYANVRPAKKILPHIGIGDIDLVIVRENTEDMYTGIEREEGDAVILERKISERACRRIVRYAINLCKRRGLTRIHCVHKANVIRKSDGLFRRIFFEEVENSGLEAKEMLVDAAAAAMITKPKEFQCIVTLNLYGDILSDEAAALVGGLGFTPCGNIGERYAIFEPCHGSAPDIAGKGVANPTATILSGTMMLRHLGLCTEANQIEVALKRTYEDGIATPDAGGCHSTNAFTDEVIKRL
- a CDS encoding 2TM domain-containing protein; its protein translation is MVTEDELRRRAQKIAEEKAGLWVHLAAYVFVNSFMIVIWWWSGGGFPWFIFLMGGWGIGLVAHIASVYFGPQYVDKLAEKEYQKMKNKNN